One Syntrophorhabdaceae bacterium genomic region harbors:
- the dtd gene encoding D-aminoacyl-tRNA deacylase translates to MRAVIQRVKEARVEVKGKIVASIGPGLLVLLGIAQADTSVDIPWMVDKIVHLRIFEREDGKFDSSVLDVRGELLLVSQFTLYGDCSKGRRPSFSQAMGAEEARALFQLFVEKAREKALRVESGIFQAHMDVSLINEGPVTIILDSKS, encoded by the coding sequence GTGCGGGCTGTGATTCAGAGGGTGAAAGAGGCGCGTGTAGAAGTTAAGGGAAAGATCGTCGCGAGTATTGGGCCAGGGCTTCTTGTTCTGCTCGGCATTGCTCAAGCAGACACCTCCGTGGACATCCCATGGATGGTCGACAAGATCGTTCATTTGCGGATATTTGAGAGGGAAGATGGCAAGTTCGACAGTTCCGTCCTCGACGTCCGGGGAGAACTCCTGTTAGTGTCCCAATTTACCCTTTACGGCGATTGCTCGAAGGGTAGACGCCCATCATTTTCCCAGGCCATGGGAGCGGAAGAGGCGAGGGCGCTTTTTCAATTGTTCGTAGAGAAAGCGCGTGAAAAAGCGCTCCGCGTTGAGAGCGGCATTTTTCAGGCGCATATGGACGTTTCGCTTATCAACGAAGGCCCTGTCACGATCATTCTTGATTCCAAGTCATAG